From a region of the Trichoderma atroviride chromosome 6, complete sequence genome:
- a CDS encoding mitochondrial 37S ribosomal protein uS9m (BUSCO:EOG092D49WK) yields the protein MASIASGLRHARCASSIAAAPWRSSIVPRSSFQLAIRSITNDAQKPSGADLEASSAAESVLIPYQGVTHARVLPATPSYFSREPLFNDLYIGISKLLTKYNHLPTVTPSEAPQMPWTKLEEMRAQMGEPIKSSHYAKVMRVAKRLNLIEPSLRPAEVTVALSEFTRDINPFLNMPNPIQIDKFGRAVGVGKRKESTARAFVVEGTGEVLVNGKTLSEAFGRVHDRESAVWALTATERLDKYNVWALVEGGGTTGQAEAITLAVAKALVAHEPALKTALRKAGCITRDPRTVERKKHGHVKARKMPAWVKR from the exons ATGGCGTCAATTGCAAGCGGCCTGCGGCATGCGAGGTGCGCAAGTTCGATTGCGGCGGCACCATGGCGATCATCAATCGTTCCTCGATCAAGCTTCCAGCTTGCAATTCGCTCCATAACCAACGACGCCCAAAAGCCCTCCGGTGCCGACCTCGAAGCCTCTTCCGCTGCTGAATCGGTCTTGATTCCGTATCAGGGCGTGACCCACGCGCGAGTCCTGCCGGCTACTCCGTCATATTTTTCGCGGGAACCTCTCTTCAACGACTTATACATTGGCATCTCCAAACTGCTCACCAAATACAACCACCTACCCACAGTTACCCCCAGCGAGGCGCCGCAGATGCCATGGAcgaagctggaggagatgCGAGCACAGATGGGAGAGCCCATCAAGTCTTCACATTACGCAAAAGTCATGCGGGTGGCCAAGCGCCTGAACCTCATTGAGCCCAGCCTACGGCCGGCCGAGGTTACGGTTGCGCTGTCGGAGTTTACTAGAGACATCAACCCGTTCTTGAACATGCCGAACCCGATCCAGATCGACAAGTTCGGGCGGGCCGTCGGTGTTGGCAAGAGAAAGGAGTCGACTGCCCGCGCATTCGTTGTGGAGGGTACCGGGGAGGTTCTAGTAAACGGCAAGACACTGAGCGAGGCCTTTGGTCGCGTGCACGACCGTGAAAGCGCAGTCTGGGCTCTCACTGCCACTGAGAGGCTGGACAAATACAACGTCTGGGCCTTGGTCGAGGGAGGCGGTACAACGGGAcaggccgaggccatcacCCTGGCCGTCGCAAAGGCGCTGGTTGCTCACGAGCCAGCATTGAAAACTGCTCTAAGAAAAG CCGGTTGCATCACACGCGACCCCAGGACggtggagaggaagaagcatgGACATGTCAAGGCCCGAAAGATGCCTGCTTGGGTCAAACGATAG
- a CDS encoding uncharacterized protein (BUSCO:EOG092D3ODN) has product MSSKRKSTSLGLERRVRARREEEWDPELSASEEDLGEEVSEEGDDSGDEDGGSDEQESGSESEEPEEEESKVDFSSISFGALSRAAASLPSKKKKNKADGESDDAPTNAKSKEPLRREQKKPSSRREDASKRSSKHAPQEMSSKKPVSRRREILTDPRRKARDPRFEALTGRLDEAKVAKNYAFLEEYRESEMADLRAQIKKTKDVTAKEDLKRQLLSMESKKKARQKKEDEVKLLQEHRKKEKELVAQGKQPFYLRKSEQKKQLLMNRYADMNKGQVDKAIERKRKKVSSKEKKELISLERRSRRH; this is encoded by the exons ATGTCTTCCAAAAGGAAATCCACCTCATTAGGATTGGAGAGGCGAGTACGCGCgcgaagagaggaagaatgGGATCCAGAATTGAGTGCCAGCGAAGAAGATTTAGGAGAAGAGGTGTcagaagagggagatgacagtggtgatgaagatggaggctcGGATGAACAAGAGTCTGGCTCAGAG TCCGAAGAacctgaagaggaagaatcaAAGGTCGACTTCTCGTCCATATCTTTCGGCGCATTATCTCGCGCGGCAGCCAGCCTACCttcgaagaaaaagaaaaacaaggccGATGGCGAGTCAGACGACGCTCCAACAAACGCTAAATCAAAAGAGCCGTTAAGACGAGAACAGAAGAAACCGTCATCAAGACGAGAGGATGCATCGAAGCGAAGCTCCAAGCATGCGCCGCAGGAAATgagctccaagaagcccgTCAGCAGGCGTCGCGAAATCCTCACCGATCCGCGCCGAAAGGCCCGCGATCCGCGGTTCGAAGCCCTGACGGGCAGACTAGACGAGGCAAAGGTTGCCAAAAACTACGCTTTCCTAGAAGAGTACCGCGAGAGCGAGATGGCAGACCTGCGGGCGCAGAtcaagaagaccaaggacGTCACGGCAAAGGAAGACTTGAAGCGACAGCTGCTGTCTATGGagtccaagaagaaggcccgccagaagaaggaggacgAGGTTAAGCTGCTTCAGGAGCAccggaagaaggagaaggaactTGTTGCGCAGGGCAAGCAGCCTTTTTATCTGCGCAAGAgcgagcagaagaagcagctgcttaTGAATAGATATGCCGACATGAATAAGGGTCAGGTCGATAAGGCTATTGAgcggaagagaaagaaggtgtcgtccaaggagaagaaggaactGATTTCGCTGGAAAGGAGGTCGAGACGTCATTAG
- a CDS encoding uncharacterized protein (EggNog:ENOG41~BUSCO:EOG092D4EIS), which yields MSERKVLQKYYPPDFDPNDISRRRGPKAAGPRIQTVRLMAPFSMKCLSCGEYIYKGRKFNSRKEIRPDEKYLGIQILFFHIKCTRCSAEITFRTDPRNTDYAMVKGAMRSFEPWRNRELAEESVEERLDRLEREEADAAGEEEKNAMEDLEAKNADARREMAAADALDEIRQRNARIHRSEKEGTDFADTIVRSEDEERERQEREDDEAAKAAFAAAKRLGNSTLDSIGEAEETAVEVAEPPTLTNGDNTAEKAASPLEASTAKTSMPAPSQPPSFKRVVKKKKDHAALLGIKKKPSLV from the exons ATGTCTGAGCGTAAAGTCCTTCAG AAATACTACCCCCCAGACTTCGATCCCAATGACATCAGTCGCCGTCGAGGGCCCAAAGCCGCCGGGCCGCGAATTCAAACCGTCCGACTCATGGCTCCTTTCTCCATGAAGTGTTTGAGCTGTGGTGAATACATCTACAAGGGTCGCAAATTCAACTCTCGCAAAGAGATTCGACCAGACGAAAAATATCTAGGCATTcagatcctcttcttccatatCAAATGCACAAGATGTAGCGCCGAAATCACGTTCCGAACCGATCCTCGAAACACAGACTATGCGATGGTTAAAGGCGCCATGCGATCATTCGAACCCTGGAGAAATCGAGAATTAGCTGAGGAGTCGGTAGAGGAAAGGCTGGATAGGCTAGAGCGAGAGGAAGCGGACGCTGccggagaggaagagaagaatgcCATGGAGGATCTTGAAGCGAAGAACGCCGATGCTAGACGCGAAATGGCAGCAGCGGATGCCCTCGATGAAATAAGGCAAAGAAACGCAAGGATACATCGATCTGAAAAGGAAGGGACCGACTTTGCGGACACTATCGTTCGTTCTGAAGACGAGGAGCGGGAAcggcaagagagagaggacgACGAAGCCGCCAAGGCGGCTTTTGCGGCAGCTAAACGATTAGGCAACTCTACTCTTGATAGCATAGGCGAGGCGGAAGAGACGGCTGTTGAAGTCGCTGAACCTCCCACCCTAACCAATGGCGACAACACGGCAGAGaaggcagcatcgccattAGAGGCGAGCACGGCAAAAACCTCAATGCCCGCCCCGTCACAGCCGCCATCTTTCAAGAGAgtggtgaagaaaaagaaagaccaTGCCGCATTGCTTGgtataaaaaagaagcctTCTCTAGTATAA
- a CDS encoding uncharacterized protein (EggNog:ENOG41): MRPRRILTQLSWLTRAVLFQTRIQQHSTQRFNPWSRNLSSRASSWKAKTSKSQAAAHTTLLQPPILIPSTAHLYTPPKRGKMMPQSVQIPGLTLINNLAPHAIAPTSEGGFISAGSGPRSQGAAATTTTQNPPLRKKENKKAKARRLLAEAEAQAQAPAQAAVNRNGYAHPPNHDNRPYNPNGFNHNSQNNNNFINTNHTIMRTPPTGPRTFTKDSPRDPRVAPSKASGGIPNPTPRYLAQSQTPSSSLRQPRRIFVIMDLNGTLLYRPNKRNPFNFIQRPHAREFLDYCIDTFHVAIWSSARPENVDKMVAQLLSPAQRAKCVVIWARDQLSLSPADYSARVQVYKRLTAIWNDPRVLASHPAAAHGQRWDQTNTVLVDDSIEKGRSEPYNILQLPEFEGLHTEPLDVLPQVHDYLNTLCYQANISSYIRDRPFKVDPNYTLTPPQDFHMG, translated from the exons ATGCGGCCGCGCAGGATACTCACACAGCTTAGCTGGCTCACCCGCGCTGTGCTATTCCAGACTCGAATACAGCAGCACTCTACCCAACGATTCAACCCTTGGTCTCGCAATCTCTCTTCGCGCGCATCGTCTTGGAAGGCAAAGACATCCAAGTCCCAGGCGGCGGCCCATAccacgctgctgcagccgcccATTTTGATTCCTTCGACGGCACACCTTTACACGCCACCGAAGCGCGGCAAGATGATGCCTCAGAGCGTGCAGATCCCGGGGCTGACCCTGATTAACAATCTGGCACCCCATGCCATAGCGCCAACATCAGAAGGCGGCTTCATCAGCGCTGGGTCGGGTCCCAGATCGCAAGGAGCTgctgcgacgacgacgacgcaaaACCCACCTctgaggaaaaaagagaacaaaaaggcaaaggcgagaagaTTGttggcagaagcagaagcgcaAGCGCAAGCACCAGCACAAGCAGCCGTGAATCGCAATGGATATGCGCATCCGCCAAACCA TGATAACAGGCCCTACAATCCCAATGGCTTCAATCACAACAGCCAAAACAATAACAacttcatcaacaccaaccaCACCATCATGCGAACCCCTCCAACCGGCCCTCGCACCTTCACCAAAGACTCCCCTCGAGACCCCCGCGTCGCCCCAAGCAAAGCCTCCGGCGGCATCCCAAATCCCACACCTCGCTACCTCGCCCAGTCCCAAACGCCCTCATCCTCCCTCCGCCAGCCCCGCcgcatcttcgtcatcatggaCCTCAACGGCACGCTCCTCTACCGCCCCAACAAGCGCAACCccttcaacttcatccaGCGGCCCCACGCGCGCGAGTTTCTCGACTACTGCATCGACACCTTCCACGTCGCCATCTGGTCCTCGGCCCGGCCCGAAAACGTCGACAAGATGGTCGCGCAGCTGCTCTCCCCCGCCCAGCGCGCAAAGTGCGTCGTCATCTGGGCCCGCGACCAGCTCAGCCTCTCGCCTGCCGACTACTCCGCCCGCGTCCAGGTCTACAAGCGCCTGACAGCCATCTGGAACGACCCGCGCGTGCTCGCCTCCCACCCGGCTGCGGCCCACGGCCAGCGCTGGGACCAGACAAACACCGTGCTGGTCGACGACTCGATCGAAAAGGGCCGCAGCGAGCCGTACAACATCCTCCAGCTGCCCGAGTTTGAGGGCCTCCACACCGAGCCGCTGGATGTACTTCCGCAAGTTCACGACTATCTCAATACGCTCTGCTATCAGGCCAACATAAGCAGCTACATACGAGACCGTCCTTTCAAGGTTGACCCAAACTATACATTGACGCCACCACAAGATTTTCATATGGGATAG
- a CDS encoding uncharacterized protein (BUSCO:EOG092D4GCP): MPKAEVGSTKHLSNRLKSKGLQRLRWYCQVCEKQCRDANGFKMHTQSEGHVRQMLVVGEDPKKYINQYSDEFLKDFLQLLKTGHGEKQVQINQFYQEYIANKEHIHMNATKWPSLTEFAKHLGREGMCRVEENEKGFHISWIDNSPDALRRSEALRRKEAQDQGDEEIEQRMIREQIKRAEQAAAKRDGEAEEEQEGRELKRQDGEKIKLSFGAKPKPEEARKPTEEKPEGSKEADKGEQADSDAPNEQPKPVASKGGFGGISLKLGDKPQTKNVFALAKKNALASGSKKASLIQQPKKMSEAERIMKEEMERKRPSGSVGFGMPSGKKQRNH, translated from the coding sequence ATGCCCAAAGCCGAGGTTGGCTCGACCAAACACTTGAGCAACAGGCTCAAGTCAAAGGGTCTCCAGCGTCTAAGATGGTACTGCCAAGTCTGCGAAAAGCAGTGCCGCGACGCCAATGGATTCAAGATGCATACCCAGTCCGAAGGCCATGTGCGCCAAatgctcgtcgtcggcgaGGATCCGAAAAAGTACATCAACCAGTACAGCGACGAGTTCCTCAAGGATTTCCTGCAGCTGTTGAAGACGGGCCACGGAGAGAAACAGGTGCAGATTAACCAGTTTTACCAAGAATACATTGCCAATAAGGAACACATTCACATGAACGCGACGAAATGGCCGTCGCTGACCGAGTTTGCCAAACATCTGGGGAGAGAGGGAATGTGTCGGGTGGAAGAGAACGAGAAGGGATTTCACATCAGCTGGATCGACAACTCCCCTGACGCCCTACGGCGATCGGAGGCTttgagaaggaaagaagccCAGGACCAAGGGGACGAAGAAATCGAGCAGCGCATGATTCGGGAACAAATCAAACGAGCCGAgcaagccgccgccaaacgcgatggagaagcagaagaggaacaagaggGTAGGGAACTCAAAAGGCaggatggagagaaaatcaAACTGTCGTTTGGTGCGAAACCAAAGCCGGAAGAGGCCCGGAAACCTACAGAGGAGAAGCCAGAGGGATCAAAAGAAGCCGACAAGGGCGAGCAAGCAGATTCCGATGCCCCAAACGAACAGCCAAAGCCAGTCGCGAGCAAAGGGGGTTTCGGCGGAATATCATTAAAGCTTGGTGACAAGCCACAGACAAAAAACGTGTTTGCCCTAGCAAAGAAGAACGCGTTAGCTTCAGGGTCGAAGAAGGCATCTCTAATAcagcagcccaagaagaTGAGCGAAGCCGAGAGGATTATGAAAGAGGaaatggaaaggaaaaggccaagcgGTTCGGTCGGTTTTGGGATGCCTAgtggcaaaaagcaaagaaatcaTTAA
- a CDS encoding uncharacterized protein (BUSCO:EOG092D4PXN), whose protein sequence is MTSFVTPGQQRYMRACMVCSIVMTYSRFRDEGCPNCEEFLHLIGSQDQIESCTSQVFEGLITLANPARSWVAKWQRLDGYVPGVYAIKVSGQLPDEIRSSLEDEYRIQYIPRDGTQTEADA, encoded by the exons ATGACCAGCTTCGTCACCCCCGGCCAGCAGCGCTACATGCGGGCCTGCATGGTCTGCTCAATCGTCATGACATACAGC CGCTTCCGCGACGAAGGATGTCCCAACTGCGAAGAATTCCTGCACCTCATCGGCTCGCAGGACCAGATCGAGAGCTGCACGTCGCAAGTCTTTGAGGGCCTGATAACGCTGGCCAATCCCGCCAGGTCATGGGTCGCCAAGTGGCAGCGTTTGGACGGCTATGTGCCGGGCGTGTACGCGATCAAGGTTTCGGGCCAGCTCCCCGACGAGATTCGGTCGTCACTGGAGGATGAGTATAGGATACAATACATTCC GAGAGATGGCACGCAGACCGAAGCCGATGCTTAA
- a CDS encoding uncharacterized protein (EggNog:ENOG41) — protein sequence MMPGRQDFTVSLPTPSPPQSISSYSRFIHDHTKRQMQAFGALSSSGSSTSSRASVGATSMTNGTAPPI from the coding sequence ATGATGCCCGGCCGACAAGACTTCACCGTCTCCCTCCCCACACCTTCTCCGCCAcagagcatctccagctaCTCCCGCTTCATCCACGACCACACAAAACGTCAGATGCAAGCCTTTGGTGCCCTGTCTTCCTCAGGCTCCAGCACCTCATCGCGAGCCTCTGTCGGCGCCACATCCATGACCAACGGCACCGCTCCCCCGATCTAG